Proteins from a single region of Scleropages formosus chromosome 22, fSclFor1.1, whole genome shotgun sequence:
- the LOC108918353 gene encoding single-strand selective monofunctional uracil DNA glycosylase has translation MYESEPGRLPMQDVSVDTEVAEDRSRLPGPHAQVPNGSDIALQFLQVELELNAHLRRLVFQEPVRYTYNPLEYAWETHRCYVNTYCHEGQSVLFLGMNPGPFGMAQTGVPFGEVKSVRDWLKISGEVGHPPEEHPKRRILGLSCTQSEVSGTRFWGLFRKLCGEPAVFFRHCFVHNLCPLIFMTSSGKNLTPPELPPSERDALLALCDEALCQVVRTLGIAMVVGVGKVAEQRARRALVAAGIEVRVVGLMHPSPRSAQANRGWESLAMARLKELGILELLTP, from the exons ATGTACGAAAGCGAACCGGGGAG GCTGCCAATGCAAGATGTCAGTGTGGACACGGAGGTGGCAGAGGACCGCAGTAGGCTGCCTGGGCCCCATGCCCAAGTACCAAATGGCTCAGACATAGCCTTGCAGTTTTTGCAGGTGGAGCTAGAGCTGAATGCCCACTTGAGGAGACTTGTGTTCCAGGAGCCTGTGCGTTACACATATAATCCGCTGGAGTATGCCTGGGAGACGCACCGTTGCTACGTTAACACCTACTGCCATGAGGGGCAAAGCGTCTTGTTCCTGGGCATGAACCCTGGGCCCTTTGGCATGGCACAGACAGGG GTACCTTTTGGAGAAGTTAAATCTGTCCGTGACTGGCTAAAAATCTCTGGGGAGGTTGGCCATCCACCTGAAGAGCATCCAAAGCGGAGAATTCTCGGTCTTTCATGCACGCAGAGTGAAGTGAGCGGCACACGCTTCTGGGGACTCTTCCGCAAGCTGTGTGGAGAACCTGCTGTGTTCTTCCGCCACTGCTTTGTGCACAACCTGTGCCCTCTCATCTTCATGACCAGCAGTGGGAAGAACCTGACACCACCTGAGCTGCCGCCCAGTGAGCGGGATGCGCTGTTGGCCCTGTGCGACGAGGCCCTCTGTCAGGTGGTGCGGACATTGGGCATTGCCATGGTAGTTGGGGTGGGGAAGGTGGCAGAGCAGCGAGCTCGACGTGCCCTGGTAGCAGCTGGCATAGAGGTGCGTGTGGTGGGTCTCATGCACCCCTCCCCTCGCAGCGCACAGGCTAATCGGGGCTGGGAAAGCCTGGCCATGGCCAGGTTGAAAGAATTAGGCATTCTGGAACTACTGACTCCATAA